A genomic window from Nicotiana sylvestris chromosome 11, ASM39365v2, whole genome shotgun sequence includes:
- the LOC138881296 gene encoding uncharacterized protein, protein MARIENIFKQMMEKNVDSYAQLASHNTSIHNLKVQLGQISQALNTCPKGALPSDTVVNLKGGSNTGHAMDVTIKNGKEETQEEVNPFREHIVDIPEPVVSKAKAPIPRPPPPYTQRLVKQNGKNQFKKFIYMMKSFSINVSLLEALEQMSGYAKFMKDLVTKKRLINCETIKMTYQISAIVHSMAPKLEDPGAFTILCTIGSADFAKALCDIWASINLMPYSVFKTLGIGKPKPTSMRLQIADCTMKRLLGIIDDVLVRVDKFILLANFVILDCEVDYKVPIILGRPLLATGKALVDVEAGELTYRVGNEKVVFHVCKSIRQPNSNEVCSFVDLVANVIIDDASATMNIEDILEAVLLNLDDDEEKNGYVECVNLLQGVGSYTYEPRKLSLDLENRKTPPTKSSIEEPPTLELKLLAPYLKYEFIGLCSTLPIILSSYLTNVHVNSILVV, encoded by the exons atggCTCGAATTGAGAACATCTTTaaacaaatgatggagaagaatgtcGATTCCTATGCTCAACTAGCCTCTCACAACACTTCAATTCACAATTTGAAAGTTCAATTGGGCCAAATCTCGCAAGCATTGAACACTtgtcctaagggggcactaccaagtgatacggtggtgaacctAAAGGGCGGGAGCAATACGGGACATGCCATGGATGTTACTATAAAGAATGGAAAAG AGGAGACTCAAGAAGAAGTGAACCCGTTTAGGGAGCACATTGTTGACATACCGGAACCGGTAGTgtcaaaggctaaggcaccaataccaaggcctcctcctccatatACTCAAAGGCTTGTCAAGCAAAATGGCaaaaaccaattcaaaaagttcatttaCATGATGAAGAGTTTTTCTATTAATGTGTCATTGCTTGAGGCCTTGGAGCAAATGTCAggttatgcaaagttcatgaaggacttggtgacaaagaagagGCTGATAAATTGTGAGACTATAAAGATGACATATCAAAtaagtgcaattgtgcactcaatggctcctaAATTGGAAGATCCAGGCGCTTTCACAATCTTGTGTACAATTGGAAGCGCGGACTTTGCCAAAGCTCTTTGTGATATCTGGgcgagtatcaacttgatgccctattcggtgtttaaaactttgggaattgggaaacCAAAACCCACATCTATGAGGTTACAAATTGCAGATTGTACTATGAAGAGattattgggtattattgatgatgtgttggttcgtgttgataagttcatccTCCTGGCCaactttgtgattcttgattgtgaagtggactataaggtgcctattattttgggtagacctttacttgctacggggaaggccctTGTTGATGTGGAAGCTGGTGAACTTACCTATCGAGTGGGTaatgaaaaggtggtctttcatgtgtgcaaatctataaGGCAACCGAATAGTAATGAAGTTTGTTCGTTTGTGGACTTGGTGGCCAATGTGATTATTGATGATGCTAGTGCCACAATGAATATTGAGGATATTTTGGAGGCTGTTTTACTTAaccttgatgatgatgaggagaaAAATGGCTATGTGGAATGTGTGAATTTATTGCAAGGAGtggggtcgtacacttatgaACCTCGCAAattatccttggatcttgaaaaccggaagactcctccaacaaagtcctcaatcgaggagcctcctaCTTTGGAGTTAAAGCTATTGGCTCCATATCTCAAGTATGAATTCATTGGCCTTTGTTCTACTTTACCAattattctttcctcttatttGACTAACGTACATGTAAACTCCATATTGGTGGTGTGA